A single genomic interval of Dyella sp. GSA-30 harbors:
- a CDS encoding flagellar biosynthetic protein FliO, which yields MFIALAAAAPIAAASDVNVGAELLRVVLSLCAIIAVILVAGWFTRRMQGRTQPGGRRIRCLEVFSVGARDRLMLIEADGKRLLVGTGQGGMRTLHVYEGEVAPATLPAAPQVPNFGELLNRWKRKA from the coding sequence ATGTTTATCGCACTTGCAGCCGCAGCCCCGATTGCCGCGGCCTCCGATGTCAACGTAGGCGCCGAGCTGCTGCGCGTCGTGCTCAGCCTCTGCGCCATTATCGCGGTCATCCTGGTCGCCGGCTGGTTTACGCGTCGCATGCAGGGCCGCACGCAGCCGGGCGGTCGCCGTATCCGCTGCCTGGAAGTCTTCTCGGTGGGTGCGCGCGATCGCCTGATGCTTATCGAGGCCGATGGCAAGCGCTTGCTGGTAGGTACCGGTCAGGGTGGCATGCGCACCTTGCACGTGTACGAAGGCGAGGTTGCGCCCGCGACGCTGCCGGCTGCGCCGCAGGTGCCGAATTTCGGCGAGCTGCTCAACCGCTGGAAGCGCAAGGCATGA
- a CDS encoding MinD/ParA family protein encodes MFPALAALRARDAHASEHLRGDQAMGLSSTVPRPRTRAITIAGGKGGVGKSTVAVNLGMALSMAGHETMLLDADMGLANVDVLLGLTPSRHIGHLLDGSCTLDELAVTAPHGLKIIPAGSGARRLAQLSNGEHAAVIRAFDELVRPPQYLLVDTAAGVSDSVAMFAAAADDVILVVCDEPASLTDAYALIKVLSRDFGVRRYRVVANMVRHAGEAKHLYEKLSRVSDRFLDVALDFMGMIPHDEYLRRAIRRQCAVVDAAPGSRSAQGFKQLAGAVDTWGEPEYPNHDRIAFFGGQAALEPSLAGDGWAR; translated from the coding sequence ATGTTTCCTGCCCTTGCGGCACTGCGTGCGCGCGACGCGCACGCCAGCGAACATCTGCGTGGAGATCAGGCGATGGGTTTGAGTTCGACAGTGCCGCGGCCGCGCACTCGCGCGATCACGATTGCCGGCGGCAAGGGCGGCGTGGGCAAATCCACCGTCGCGGTGAATCTGGGCATGGCGCTGTCGATGGCTGGGCACGAGACCATGCTGCTCGACGCGGACATGGGCCTGGCCAATGTCGACGTGCTGCTCGGCCTGACGCCGTCGCGGCATATCGGTCACCTGCTCGACGGCAGCTGCACGCTGGACGAGCTGGCGGTGACTGCGCCGCATGGCCTGAAGATCATTCCGGCCGGTTCGGGCGCGCGGCGCCTGGCCCAGCTGAGCAATGGCGAGCATGCGGCGGTGATCCGCGCCTTCGACGAACTGGTGCGCCCGCCCCAATACCTGCTGGTCGATACCGCCGCGGGCGTCTCCGACAGCGTGGCCATGTTCGCGGCCGCGGCCGACGACGTCATCCTGGTGGTCTGTGACGAGCCGGCCTCGCTGACCGATGCCTACGCCCTGATCAAGGTGCTCAGCCGCGACTTCGGGGTACGCCGCTACCGCGTGGTGGCCAATATGGTGCGCCATGCCGGCGAGGCTAAGCACTTGTATGAAAAGCTTTCTCGGGTCAGCGACCGGTTCCTCGACGTCGCGCTCGACTTCATGGGGATGATCCCGCACGACGAGTACCTGCGCCGGGCGATCCGGCGCCAGTGCGCGGTGGTCGATGCCGCCCCGGGCAGCCGGTCGGCACAGGGATTCAAGCAATTGGCAGGTGCGGTCGATACATGGGGTGAACCCGAGTACCCCAACCACGACCGGATTGCCTTCTTTGGTGGTCAGGCGGCGTTGGAGCCAAGCCTGGCAGGGGATGGGTGGGCGAGATGA
- the fliN gene encoding flagellar motor switch protein FliN, with amino-acid sequence MTHSDATPAELGGTNDFEAINRVVGESDVNLDMILDVPVTLAMEVGRTRISIRNLLQLNQGSVVELDRAAGEPLDVFVNGTLVAHGEVVVINEKFGIRLTDVISPSERVRKLR; translated from the coding sequence ATGACTCACAGCGACGCAACTCCCGCCGAACTCGGCGGCACCAATGATTTCGAAGCGATCAACCGCGTCGTGGGCGAGTCGGACGTCAACCTGGACATGATCCTGGACGTGCCGGTCACGCTGGCGATGGAGGTCGGCCGCACCCGCATCAGCATCCGCAACCTGCTGCAGCTCAATCAGGGCTCGGTGGTGGAGCTGGACCGCGCCGCGGGCGAGCCGCTGGATGTGTTCGTCAACGGCACGCTGGTCGCGCATGGCGAAGTAGTGGTGATCAACGAGAAGTTCGGCATTCGCCTGACCGACGTGATCAGCCCGTCCGAGCGCGTGCGCAAGCTGCGCTGA
- the flhF gene encoding flagellar biosynthesis protein FlhF encodes MKIKRFVASDMRQAMREVREEQGPDAVILSTRRLDDGIEIIAAVDYDEALVREAARHGAPLPGARPEAPVVAPTPPKPERTPLLTRAKQAIAAAHAPAAPVTQPAATASAHAEVDDAPRGQPALRDISVAQERVARPEPQQSYETVAQAQPTPRVEPAPIQSMLERAAQDSARMRAELGDLRSMLETQLSSLAWNDMERRHPLRARILRDLTRLGIEADVARKLIDELPDQISAEQARYLPLGVLSRSLAVSGRDLAATGGVIALVGPTGVGKTTTIAKLAARAVLRHGAGQVALISTDNYRIGAAAQLEHYGRLLGVRVFPAHDAVSLRQVLTSLRGRQAVLVDTAGVAGNDPRLQQQMELLHDVGDVRVCVAMAANTQAQALDATIRAYLPLKPQACILTKLDETPNLGGALSTLIRHHLPLDYVTDGQRVPEDIAAADARALVCRAAQALKSSGTTEDTTMADRFGLSLASA; translated from the coding sequence ATGAAGATCAAACGTTTCGTCGCCTCCGACATGCGCCAGGCGATGCGCGAAGTCCGCGAAGAGCAGGGGCCGGATGCGGTGATTCTGTCGACGCGTCGACTTGATGACGGCATCGAGATCATCGCGGCAGTCGATTACGACGAAGCCCTGGTGCGCGAAGCCGCGCGGCACGGTGCGCCGTTGCCGGGTGCCAGGCCGGAGGCGCCGGTGGTTGCGCCCACGCCGCCGAAGCCCGAGCGCACGCCGTTGCTGACGCGCGCCAAGCAGGCGATCGCAGCCGCTCATGCACCGGCTGCACCGGTGACGCAGCCGGCGGCGACGGCATCCGCACACGCCGAGGTCGACGATGCGCCTCGCGGCCAGCCAGCGTTGCGCGATATCAGCGTGGCGCAGGAACGTGTTGCGCGTCCCGAGCCGCAGCAGTCCTATGAAACTGTCGCACAAGCGCAGCCCACACCGCGCGTCGAGCCGGCACCGATTCAATCCATGCTCGAACGCGCCGCGCAGGACAGCGCCCGGATGCGTGCCGAACTGGGCGACTTGCGTTCGATGCTCGAAACGCAGCTGTCGAGTCTGGCCTGGAACGATATGGAGCGCCGCCATCCGCTGCGCGCGCGCATCCTGCGCGATCTGACCCGGCTCGGTATCGAAGCCGATGTCGCGCGCAAGTTGATCGATGAACTCCCCGATCAGATCAGTGCCGAACAGGCGCGCTACCTGCCGTTGGGCGTACTGAGCCGCAGCCTTGCGGTGAGTGGCCGCGATCTGGCGGCGACCGGTGGCGTGATCGCACTGGTCGGCCCGACCGGCGTCGGCAAGACCACCACCATCGCCAAACTGGCTGCGCGCGCCGTCCTGCGTCATGGCGCCGGCCAGGTCGCACTGATCAGTACCGACAACTATCGCATCGGTGCCGCCGCGCAACTCGAACACTACGGTCGCCTGCTCGGCGTGCGCGTATTCCCCGCGCATGACGCGGTCAGCCTGCGCCAGGTACTTACTTCATTGCGCGGTCGCCAGGCCGTGCTGGTCGACACCGCCGGTGTGGCGGGTAACGATCCGCGTCTGCAGCAGCAGATGGAGCTGCTGCACGACGTAGGCGACGTGCGCGTGTGCGTGGCGATGGCCGCCAACACGCAGGCACAGGCTCTGGACGCCACCATTCGCGCCTACCTGCCGCTGAAGCCGCAGGCATGCATTCTGACCAAGCTGGACGAGACACCGAATCTTGGTGGCGCCTTGTCCACGCTGATCCGTCATCACCTGCCGCTCGACTACGTGACCGACGGTCAGCGCGTGCCTGAAGACATTGCCGCCGCCGATGCGCGCGCACTGGTCTGCCGTGCCGCGCAGGCGCTGAAATCCAGCGGCACTACCGAAGACACCACCATGGCCGATCGTTTCGGCCTCAGCCTGGCGAGCGCTTGA
- the flhA gene encoding flagellar biosynthesis protein FlhA, with amino-acid sequence MAAVGALDTLKQATRRGAGAPIIMLAMLAMMMLPLPPFILDMLFSFNIALSLVILLAVIYVMRPLEFAAFPTVVLMATLLRLALNIASTRVVLLHGHDGPGAAGKVIEAFGEFVIGGNFAVGLVVFAILTIINFVVITKGATRVSEVTARFTLDSMPGKQMAIDADLNAGLLTQEQARERRQEVREEADFYGSMDGASKFVRGDATAGILILLINIVGGFFVGVMQHGLSAGEAARTYTLLTIGDGLVAQVPSLMLSIATAIIVTRVSRSEDMGKQLVGQVFGQPRALAVAGAVLCVMGLIPGMPNVAFLLLGGTCGGAAWLMIKRKHEAEERLAATPVDALPAPVPGEKLELGWDDVASVDPVGLEVGYRLIPLVDKAQGGELMGRIKSVRRKLSQELGFLVPAVHIRDNLDLGPNAYRVTLMGVPMGEAEVYNERLLAINPGRVHGTLQGIATQDPAFGLEAVWIETGQRDHAQSLGYTVVDPATVIATHLSHILQGHAHELLSHQDVQQLLDRLAANAPKLVEDLVPKRLSLGVVVKVLQNLLAERVPIRNMRSIVESLAEHASQSQDPGTLTAAVRVALGRQIVQEIAGLGTEIPVITLAPELEQILLGSLGNAGAAGAAVEPGLADRLQQSVAEAARRQDQSGEPAVLLVPPQLRPWLARFTRHVAQNLHVLAYNEVPDNRRVRLVQALGR; translated from the coding sequence ATGGCCGCCGTTGGTGCACTCGATACACTGAAGCAAGCAACACGCAGGGGCGCCGGCGCGCCGATCATCATGCTGGCGATGCTGGCGATGATGATGTTGCCGCTGCCGCCCTTCATCCTGGACATGCTCTTCAGCTTCAACATCGCACTGTCGCTGGTGATCCTGCTGGCGGTGATCTACGTGATGCGACCGCTGGAATTCGCCGCGTTTCCCACCGTGGTGCTGATGGCGACCCTGCTGCGCCTGGCGCTGAATATCGCCTCTACCCGCGTGGTGTTGCTGCACGGCCATGACGGCCCCGGCGCCGCCGGCAAGGTGATCGAGGCGTTCGGCGAGTTCGTCATCGGCGGCAATTTCGCCGTCGGTCTGGTGGTGTTCGCGATCCTGACCATCATCAACTTCGTGGTCATCACCAAGGGCGCCACGCGCGTGTCCGAAGTGACCGCGCGTTTTACCCTCGATTCGATGCCCGGCAAGCAGATGGCGATCGACGCCGACCTCAATGCCGGCTTGTTGACGCAGGAACAGGCGCGTGAACGCCGCCAGGAAGTGCGCGAGGAAGCGGACTTCTACGGCTCGATGGACGGTGCCTCGAAGTTCGTTCGCGGCGACGCTACCGCCGGTATCCTGATTCTGTTGATCAATATCGTCGGCGGCTTTTTCGTCGGCGTGATGCAGCACGGCCTTTCGGCCGGCGAAGCGGCACGTACCTATACCTTGCTGACTATCGGTGACGGCCTGGTGGCTCAGGTGCCTTCGCTGATGTTGTCGATCGCCACCGCGATCATCGTGACGCGCGTGTCGCGTTCCGAAGACATGGGCAAGCAGCTGGTCGGCCAGGTCTTCGGCCAACCGCGTGCCCTGGCTGTCGCCGGCGCGGTGCTCTGCGTCATGGGCTTGATTCCCGGCATGCCCAACGTTGCTTTTCTGTTGCTCGGCGGCACCTGCGGCGGCGCGGCGTGGTTGATGATCAAGCGCAAGCACGAAGCCGAAGAGCGTCTCGCCGCGACGCCGGTCGATGCCTTGCCGGCACCGGTGCCTGGCGAAAAGCTGGAGCTGGGCTGGGACGATGTCGCCAGTGTCGATCCGGTCGGCCTGGAGGTCGGTTACCGGCTGATCCCGCTGGTCGACAAGGCGCAGGGCGGCGAGCTGATGGGGCGGATCAAGTCGGTACGCCGCAAGCTGTCGCAGGAGCTGGGTTTCCTGGTGCCGGCGGTGCATATCCGCGACAACCTCGACCTCGGCCCCAACGCGTATCGCGTCACCCTGATGGGCGTGCCGATGGGCGAGGCGGAGGTTTACAACGAGCGCCTGCTGGCGATCAATCCGGGCCGTGTGCACGGCACCCTGCAAGGCATCGCCACGCAGGACCCGGCGTTCGGCCTGGAAGCGGTGTGGATCGAAACCGGGCAGCGCGATCACGCACAGAGCCTGGGTTATACCGTGGTCGACCCGGCCACCGTGATCGCTACGCATCTCTCACACATCCTGCAGGGCCATGCGCACGAGCTGCTCAGCCACCAGGACGTGCAACAGTTGCTGGACCGCCTGGCGGCCAACGCACCGAAGCTGGTCGAGGACCTGGTGCCCAAGCGCCTGTCGCTCGGCGTGGTGGTCAAGGTGCTGCAGAACCTGCTCGCCGAGCGGGTGCCGATCCGCAATATGCGCAGCATCGTCGAATCCTTGGCGGAGCACGCCAGCCAGAGTCAGGATCCCGGCACGCTGACCGCCGCCGTGCGTGTCGCGCTGGGTCGCCAGATCGTTCAGGAGATCGCCGGCCTGGGTACCGAAATTCCCGTCATCACGCTGGCGCCGGAACTGGAGCAGATCCTGCTCGGATCGCTCGGCAACGCCGGTGCGGCGGGCGCCGCGGTCGAACCGGGCCTGGCCGACCGCCTCCAGCAGAGCGTCGCCGAGGCCGCGCGACGCCAGGATCAGAGCGGTGAACCAGCGGTTCTGCTGGTGCCGCCGCAGCTGCGTCCATGGCTCGCGCGCTTCACTCGCCACGTGGCACAGAACCTGCACGTACTGGCTTACAACGAGGTGCCTGACAACCGACGGGTTCGGTTGGTGCAGGCGCTGGGTCGATAA
- the flhB gene encoding flagellar biosynthesis protein FlhB, which produces MADQEQEDRTEQPSEKRIREAREKGDLPRSRDLSGSMVVLAAVATLISTGHDAMEHARTIYRLGLSYSREALFAGQLPVHAWYGALHEAVAIVAPIAVATLLAALGAPTLLGGLNFSAEALQPKFERLDPIAGLGKIFAMRGLVELGKSLLKLLMIGGALLILIHSWQPEIMETGRGVVGAGIAQSLGLLGRAGLIFGVMLGLIGGVDAIWQRFDYTRRQRMTKQELRDEHKESDGSPELKGRIRQVQQQMSRRRMMQELPKADVVIVNPTHFAVALQYDDGRMRAPKVIAKGVDVLAQQIRLVAASHRIPLVEAPPLARALYATTDIGREVPASLYVAVAQVLAYVYQVKQAVTHGMTPPEPPRPEVDPDLMGPYRDN; this is translated from the coding sequence ATGGCCGACCAGGAACAGGAAGACCGCACCGAACAACCGTCCGAAAAACGTATTCGCGAAGCGCGCGAAAAGGGCGATCTGCCGCGCTCGCGCGACCTGTCCGGCTCGATGGTGGTGCTGGCGGCGGTAGCGACGCTGATTTCGACCGGCCACGATGCGATGGAGCACGCACGTACGATCTATCGGCTCGGCTTGAGCTATTCGCGCGAAGCCTTGTTTGCCGGTCAGTTGCCCGTGCATGCCTGGTATGGCGCATTGCATGAGGCAGTCGCTATCGTCGCGCCGATTGCCGTGGCGACGCTGCTGGCCGCGCTTGGCGCGCCGACCCTGCTCGGCGGCCTCAATTTCAGTGCAGAAGCCTTGCAACCGAAGTTCGAACGACTCGATCCGATCGCCGGCCTGGGCAAGATCTTCGCGATGCGCGGCCTGGTCGAGCTGGGCAAGTCGTTGCTCAAGTTGCTGATGATCGGTGGTGCTTTGCTGATCCTGATTCACAGCTGGCAGCCAGAGATCATGGAGACCGGCCGTGGCGTGGTGGGTGCCGGTATTGCCCAGTCACTGGGGTTGCTCGGTCGCGCTGGATTGATCTTCGGCGTGATGCTGGGCCTGATCGGCGGTGTCGATGCGATCTGGCAGCGTTTCGATTACACCCGCCGCCAGCGCATGACCAAGCAGGAACTGCGCGATGAACACAAGGAGTCCGACGGCAGCCCGGAGTTGAAAGGGCGTATCCGCCAGGTGCAGCAGCAGATGTCCCGTCGCCGCATGATGCAGGAGTTGCCCAAGGCCGACGTGGTCATCGTCAACCCGACGCACTTTGCCGTCGCCCTGCAATACGACGACGGTCGCATGCGTGCACCCAAGGTCATTGCCAAGGGTGTCGACGTTCTGGCGCAGCAGATCCGCCTTGTTGCGGCCAGTCATCGCATCCCGTTGGTCGAGGCGCCGCCGTTGGCACGCGCCTTGTATGCGACTACCGATATCGGACGGGAAGTGCCTGCTTCCCTGTACGTAGCCGTCGCCCAGGTGCTGGCCTACGTATATCAGGTGAAACAGGCAGTTACACACGGCATGACGCCGCCCGAGCCGCCAAGACCCGAGGTCGATCCGGACCTGATGGGCCCTTATCGCGACAATTGA
- the fliM gene encoding flagellar motor switch protein FliM, with protein sequence MSDLLSQEEIDALLNGVDGGTVETGGDEPPPPGTAIDYDFTQQDRIVRGRLPTLEMVNDRFARFFRTGVFNVLRKACEVSVNGVRMLKFNEYVHGLAVPSNLNLVRIKPLRGTGLIVIEPRLVFSTIDNFFGGDGRYHARIEGRDFTPTENRVIQIMLNEVFTAMSEAWAPVLGLQFEFINSEINPQFANIVSPTETVVVSRFHVELDGGGGEIHLTMPYSMVEPIRTLLDAGVQSDRVERDDRWAEALHEEIMDAEVELSSLLFESQISIGDFLKLRPGDVIPVQMPDMSTVFAEDVPIFRGRYGQSNGRNSVRYQGPAARRSVRLVTDTFTETTPV encoded by the coding sequence ATGAGCGACCTGCTTTCCCAGGAAGAGATCGACGCGCTGCTCAATGGCGTGGACGGCGGCACGGTAGAGACGGGCGGCGACGAGCCCCCGCCGCCCGGAACCGCGATCGATTACGACTTTACTCAGCAGGATCGTATCGTCCGCGGCCGCCTGCCGACGCTGGAGATGGTCAACGACCGCTTCGCGCGCTTTTTCCGCACCGGTGTGTTCAACGTGCTGCGCAAGGCCTGCGAGGTCTCGGTCAATGGCGTACGCATGCTCAAGTTCAACGAATACGTGCACGGCCTGGCCGTGCCGAGCAATCTGAACCTGGTACGCATCAAGCCGCTGCGCGGTACCGGCCTGATTGTGATCGAGCCGCGCCTGGTGTTTTCTACCATCGACAATTTTTTCGGTGGCGACGGTCGCTATCACGCACGCATCGAAGGTCGCGATTTTACGCCGACCGAGAATCGCGTGATCCAGATCATGTTGAACGAAGTGTTCACTGCGATGAGCGAAGCGTGGGCGCCGGTGCTTGGATTGCAGTTCGAATTCATCAATTCGGAGATCAATCCGCAGTTCGCCAACATCGTCAGCCCGACCGAAACCGTGGTGGTGTCGCGTTTCCATGTGGAGCTCGATGGCGGTGGCGGCGAGATCCATCTGACCATGCCTTATTCGATGGTCGAACCGATCCGCACCTTGCTCGATGCCGGCGTGCAGAGCGATCGCGTCGAACGCGACGACCGCTGGGCCGAAGCACTGCACGAAGAGATCATGGATGCGGAAGTGGAGCTGAGCTCCCTGTTGTTCGAATCGCAGATCAGCATCGGCGATTTTCTCAAGCTGCGCCCGGGCGACGTGATTCCGGTGCAGATGCCTGACATGTCCACGGTGTTTGCCGAGGACGTGCCGATTTTTCGCGGTCGCTACGGCCAATCCAACGGGCGCAATTCGGTGCGCTATCAGGGGCCCGCGGCCCGGCGCAGCGTGCGCCTGGTAACCGATACTTTTACGGAGACGACACCGGTATGA
- a CDS encoding flagellar basal body-associated FliL family protein, with protein MAKAEAPVVEAPKPPSNRGLIITLVLALVLISCVCGYALFTLRGQSAQAEGVATTSSKKTPEIYLPLEPSFVVNFKGDEQQTYLQVGVTLMSHDPAAIEAAKNADPVIRNALVLLFSSQTGADLNDVQGKQKLQAKALDAVRKILNDRLGRPGVDALYFTSFVMQ; from the coding sequence ATGGCCAAGGCCGAAGCCCCCGTCGTCGAAGCACCCAAACCGCCGAGCAACCGCGGTTTGATCATCACCCTGGTGCTGGCGCTAGTGTTGATTTCCTGCGTCTGCGGCTACGCGCTATTCACCCTTCGCGGGCAGAGCGCCCAAGCCGAAGGCGTGGCAACGACATCGAGCAAGAAGACCCCCGAGATATACTTGCCGCTGGAGCCATCGTTTGTCGTCAACTTCAAGGGCGACGAGCAGCAGACCTATCTGCAAGTAGGTGTGACCCTGATGTCGCACGACCCCGCGGCGATCGAAGCGGCCAAGAATGCCGATCCGGTGATTCGTAACGCGCTCGTGCTGCTTTTCAGCAGCCAGACCGGCGCCGATCTCAACGACGTGCAGGGCAAGCAGAAGCTGCAGGCCAAGGCGCTGGACGCCGTGCGCAAGATTCTTAACGATCGCCTCGGCCGTCCCGGCGTCGACGCGCTGTACTTCACCAGCTTTGTGATGCAGTGA
- the fliR gene encoding flagellar biosynthetic protein FliR gives MTTVQLVQLQAWLGGLLWAFGRVSGMCLVAPIFSSTMVPMQVRLVIALVLTVVLAPMAPMNIDLLTGEGLASMVSQLLIGVAIGFVLQLAFQAVSFGAQFISLSMNLGFAESFDPLAGGSSAVLGQIYGLLVTLLFLAMDGHLHLIALLADSFHTLPPGTATIGPSGLHAVAQFGTQFFAGAVRVALPAMTSLLVVNIGFAAISRAAPSMNLFAVGFPITVSLGFIALWLSLRSLPGAFEAIQESAWSLMHELAGG, from the coding sequence GTGACCACCGTGCAACTGGTCCAGCTGCAGGCGTGGCTGGGCGGTTTGCTGTGGGCGTTCGGGCGAGTCAGCGGCATGTGCCTGGTCGCGCCGATTTTCAGTTCGACGATGGTCCCCATGCAGGTGCGTCTGGTTATCGCACTGGTGCTGACCGTGGTATTGGCGCCGATGGCGCCGATGAATATCGACCTGCTCACCGGCGAAGGCCTGGCCAGTATGGTTTCGCAGTTGCTGATCGGCGTGGCGATCGGCTTCGTGCTGCAACTGGCGTTCCAGGCAGTGTCGTTCGGCGCGCAGTTCATTTCGCTGAGCATGAATCTCGGCTTTGCCGAGTCGTTCGATCCGTTGGCTGGTGGCAGCTCTGCGGTGTTAGGGCAGATCTATGGTTTGCTGGTGACGCTGCTGTTCCTGGCGATGGACGGGCATCTGCATTTGATCGCCTTGCTCGCCGACAGCTTTCACACCTTGCCACCGGGCACGGCGACCATCGGCCCGAGTGGCCTGCATGCGGTCGCGCAGTTCGGTACACAGTTCTTTGCTGGTGCGGTACGCGTGGCGCTGCCGGCGATGACGTCGCTGCTGGTGGTCAATATCGGTTTTGCCGCGATCAGCCGCGCTGCGCCGTCGATGAATCTGTTCGCGGTGGGCTTTCCGATCACCGTGTCGCTGGGCTTTATTGCTTTGTGGCTGTCGCTGCGCAGCCTGCCAGGTGCATTTGAGGCGATCCAGGAATCGGCCTGGTCGCTGATGCACGAGTTGGCCGGGGGCTAG
- the fliP gene encoding flagellar type III secretion system pore protein FliP (The bacterial flagellar biogenesis protein FliP forms a type III secretion system (T3SS)-type pore required for flagellar assembly.), producing the protein MKTLKFLFALALMLLPFAVSAQQAAGIPVLTVQNAGGAQNWTLSLQVLALLTVLTMLPGVLLMMTSFTRIVIVLGFLRQALGTQATPPNQIILGLSLFLTLFVMSPVLNHAYVEGVKPYMDGTMPAEQALQATTSPFKHFMLDQTRDSDLQLFTKLAGEKPYASKDDVPLRVAMPAFMTSELKTAFQMGFLLFIPFLIIDLVVASVLMSMGMMMVSPVTISLPFKIMLFVLVDGWSLLMGTLAGSFYT; encoded by the coding sequence ATGAAGACCTTGAAGTTTCTTTTCGCGCTGGCGCTGATGTTGCTGCCGTTTGCCGTATCCGCCCAGCAGGCCGCCGGTATTCCGGTGCTGACCGTGCAGAACGCGGGTGGCGCGCAGAACTGGACGCTCTCCTTGCAGGTGCTGGCACTGTTGACCGTGCTCACCATGCTCCCCGGCGTGCTGCTGATGATGACCTCGTTCACGCGCATCGTGATCGTGCTTGGCTTCCTGCGCCAGGCCCTGGGCACGCAGGCGACGCCGCCGAACCAGATCATTCTTGGCCTGTCGTTGTTCCTGACCTTGTTCGTGATGTCGCCGGTGCTCAATCACGCTTACGTGGAGGGCGTCAAACCGTATATGGACGGCACCATGCCCGCCGAGCAGGCGTTGCAGGCGACGACATCGCCGTTCAAGCACTTCATGCTCGATCAGACGCGCGACTCGGATCTGCAGTTGTTTACCAAGCTTGCCGGCGAGAAGCCCTATGCCAGCAAGGACGACGTGCCGCTGCGCGTGGCGATGCCCGCATTCATGACCAGCGAACTCAAGACCGCCTTCCAGATGGGCTTCCTGTTGTTCATTCCCTTCCTGATCATCGACCTGGTAGTAGCCAGCGTGCTGATGTCGATGGGCATGATGATGGTCTCCCCAGTAACGATCTCGCTGCCGTTCAAGATCATGTTGTTTGTACTTGTCGACGGCTGGTCTCTATTGATGGGAACGCTGGCGGGGAGCTTCTACACATGA
- a CDS encoding RNA polymerase sigma factor FliA: MSVASEYLQLQRESTEDMVRQHAPLVRRIAYHLMGRLPSSVDVDDLVQAGMIGLLEAARNYATDRSASFETYAGIRIRGAMLDELRKTDWTPRSVHRKLREVTEVVRQIENETGADAIDAEVIRRMGITAQEYHQILADATSARLLSLTAPDDDEGGAALDVVDQDGLEPQDRVEQEGMREALIDSISGLPEREQLVMSLYYEQELNLKEIGAVLGVTESRVCQIHGQALVRLRARMSGWRDGAGNGERGAGRVERRR; this comes from the coding sequence ATGAGCGTGGCTTCCGAATATCTGCAACTGCAACGCGAGAGCACCGAAGACATGGTGCGTCAGCACGCGCCTCTGGTGCGGCGTATCGCCTATCACCTGATGGGGCGTTTGCCGTCGAGCGTGGACGTGGACGATCTGGTGCAGGCGGGCATGATCGGCCTGCTCGAGGCCGCACGTAATTACGCCACCGATCGCTCGGCCAGCTTCGAGACCTATGCCGGCATCCGCATCCGCGGCGCCATGCTCGACGAGTTGCGCAAGACCGACTGGACGCCGCGCTCGGTACATCGCAAGTTGCGCGAAGTCACCGAAGTGGTGCGTCAGATCGAAAACGAAACCGGCGCTGATGCCATCGATGCCGAGGTGATCCGGCGCATGGGCATCACCGCGCAGGAGTACCACCAGATTCTCGCCGACGCGACCAGCGCGCGTCTGCTCAGCCTCACCGCGCCGGATGACGACGAAGGCGGCGCTGCGCTGGACGTGGTCGATCAGGATGGCCTGGAGCCGCAGGATCGCGTCGAACAGGAAGGCATGCGCGAGGCCCTGATCGACTCGATCTCCGGCCTGCCCGAACGCGAGCAGCTGGTGATGTCGCTGTACTACGAACAGGAATTGAACCTGAAAGAAATCGGCGCCGTGCTCGGCGTTACTGAATCGCGCGTGTGCCAGATCCACGGCCAGGCGCTGGTGCGGTTACGGGCACGGATGTCCGGTTGGCGCGATGGCGCCGGAAATGGGGAACGGGGAGCGGGGAGGGTCGAGCGCCGCCGCTGA
- the fliQ gene encoding flagellar biosynthesis protein FliQ — MTPESVIEFGQHALYVAMLVAAPLLLTALAVGLLIGVIQAATQINEMTLSFIPKLIAMACVGLITGPWMLRTLVQFTRHVIEGLPGAMK, encoded by the coding sequence ATGACCCCCGAATCAGTCATCGAATTCGGCCAGCATGCTCTTTACGTTGCCATGCTAGTTGCCGCCCCCCTGTTGCTTACCGCATTGGCGGTCGGCCTGCTGATCGGCGTGATCCAGGCCGCGACGCAGATCAACGAAATGACCCTGAGCTTCATTCCGAAGCTGATCGCGATGGCATGCGTGGGCCTGATCACCGGCCCGTGGATGTTGCGCACGCTGGTCCAGTTCACGCGGCATGTGATCGAAGGCTTGCCCGGGGCGATGAAGTGA